A genomic segment from Limosilactobacillus sp. encodes:
- a CDS encoding helix-turn-helix domain-containing protein gives MFPERLRALRKGQKITLKELAEHLNENLGPGEKPNTASQIGNWERGIRNPSYIEARKLAEFFNVSLDYLTGKTDRNDFDLAKLFFSDRDLTFNNTILSSDDRYEIFQLIDGYLKGRNNRHDTDKFYGKQEQLNLKLK, from the coding sequence ATGTTTCCAGAAAGACTGCGCGCTTTACGAAAGGGCCAGAAAATAACCTTAAAAGAACTTGCCGAACACCTCAACGAGAATCTCGGACCGGGTGAAAAGCCCAACACCGCCTCCCAGATTGGCAACTGGGAGCGGGGCATCCGGAACCCGTCCTACATTGAGGCCCGCAAGCTTGCCGAATTTTTCAACGTGAGCCTCGACTATTTGACCGGGAAAACCGACCGCAACGACTTCGATCTTGCCAAGCTCTTCTTCTCCGATCGGGACCTGACCTTTAACAACACGATCCTGTCGAGTGACGATCGCTACGAGATTTTCCAGCTGATCGACGGCTACCTCAAGGGCCGCAACAACCGGCACGATACCGATAAGTTCTACGGCAAGCAGGAACAACTGAACCTCAAGCTCAAGTAA
- a CDS encoding SAM-dependent methyltransferase, whose product MNPKQVKKLRKRVKKAHRTVQQSPYIAELTRDRELFNDFPPVTYLINNALESDRLLRAGLLPQPLPTMLLPDDIQDTIFQKVNQQYPQGDPRGDRLWNKYNEELPKLDAALRNFRDYLEDTYGMWSYVNAPFAHALSDYLNGAPVLEIMAGNGYISKGLRNNRPTQQIYTTDSQDWVKENETGKHPVTAIEKLDAISAIKKYGDQVDYVIMSWAPDKGDTDWQVLQLLRRDYPDVKLLVIGERNGATNSKQFWQEAVLSQDEALKRVNVQLHSFDLIDEQVYLAK is encoded by the coding sequence ATGAATCCAAAGCAAGTTAAAAAATTAAGGAAACGGGTCAAAAAGGCCCACCGCACGGTCCAACAGTCACCCTACATTGCGGAATTGACGCGGGACCGGGAGCTTTTCAACGACTTTCCGCCGGTCACCTACCTGATCAACAACGCCCTGGAGAGCGACCGTCTGCTTAGAGCCGGCCTCCTGCCCCAGCCACTGCCGACGATGTTGCTGCCGGATGACATCCAGGACACGATTTTTCAAAAGGTCAACCAGCAGTATCCCCAGGGTGATCCCCGTGGCGACCGCCTGTGGAACAAATATAACGAAGAGTTGCCCAAACTCGACGCCGCCCTGCGCAATTTCCGCGACTACCTCGAGGACACCTACGGAATGTGGTCCTACGTTAACGCGCCCTTCGCCCATGCCCTGTCCGACTACCTGAACGGGGCACCGGTCCTGGAGATCATGGCCGGCAACGGCTACATTTCCAAGGGGCTGCGCAATAACCGGCCGACCCAGCAGATCTACACCACCGACAGTCAGGATTGGGTCAAGGAAAACGAGACCGGCAAGCACCCGGTCACCGCAATCGAAAAGCTGGATGCCATCAGTGCAATCAAGAAGTACGGCGACCAGGTGGATTACGTCATCATGTCCTGGGCTCCCGACAAGGGCGATACCGACTGGCAGGTCCTTCAACTGCTGCGCCGGGACTACCCGGACGTCAAGCTGCTGGTGATCGGCGAAAGAAACGGGGCCACCAACTCCAAGCAGTTCTGGCAGGAGGCCGTCTTGAGTCAGGACGAGGCTCTTAAGCGCGTCAACGTCCAGCTGCACTCCTTCGACCTGATTGACGAACAGGTTTACCTCGCCAAATAA
- a CDS encoding MFS transporter, whose product MKYRLQAILFVFVAFMLGCNEYMIVGVLPDIAHEYHDSLSALGLLVTVFALIYAIFTPIITSMASRWKRHHVLLTLMVVFFVGNTWSALATNYVSLLLSRILTATVAGAIISLVLVMASFVAPREKRASLVSWVFAGFSIASVIGIPIGTVISTTFSWHDSFWMITVLTIFVFAGLVWLVPRDTPQFKSTLGKQFALLKDGRVILGVIFIVAICAADYSIYTYIRPLITNEMGFSNAWLNWLLFGMGIFFIIGNKFGGFLADRGGVHRLSGIYIAMTILYLAFGPLLSYKWIAILIVALLCVAFSCYGSSTQLMFLDIAEKDYPQSLDLASSLNSIFANIGISLGSFTASTAVQFIPMHDLGYVGSLYGILATVLVIILSRKYTGMRY is encoded by the coding sequence ATGAAATATCGCCTGCAAGCCATTCTCTTTGTCTTCGTTGCCTTTATGCTCGGCTGTAACGAGTACATGATCGTCGGGGTCCTGCCCGACATCGCCCACGAGTACCACGACTCCCTGTCTGCCCTGGGGCTTTTGGTAACGGTCTTTGCCCTGATCTACGCCATCTTTACCCCGATCATTACCTCAATGGCGAGCCGGTGGAAACGACACCACGTTCTGCTGACGCTGATGGTGGTTTTCTTTGTCGGCAACACCTGGTCGGCGCTGGCCACAAACTACGTCTCCCTCCTGCTCTCGCGGATCCTGACGGCAACGGTGGCCGGGGCGATCATCTCGCTCGTCCTCGTAATGGCCAGCTTTGTTGCGCCGCGGGAGAAGCGGGCCAGTCTGGTCTCCTGGGTCTTTGCCGGCTTTAGCATCGCCTCGGTCATCGGGATCCCGATCGGGACGGTCATTAGCACGACCTTCTCCTGGCACGACAGCTTCTGGATGATCACCGTTTTGACCATCTTCGTCTTTGCCGGCCTGGTCTGGCTGGTGCCGCGGGACACGCCCCAGTTCAAGAGCACGCTGGGCAAGCAGTTTGCCCTGCTCAAGGACGGGCGGGTGATCCTCGGGGTGATCTTCATCGTAGCGATCTGCGCGGCCGACTACTCGATCTACACTTACATTCGGCCCCTGATCACCAACGAGATGGGCTTTAGCAACGCCTGGCTGAACTGGCTGCTGTTCGGCATGGGGATCTTCTTCATCATCGGCAACAAGTTCGGTGGCTTCCTGGCCGACCGCGGTGGGGTTCACCGCCTCAGCGGGATCTACATCGCAATGACCATCCTCTACCTCGCCTTTGGCCCGCTGCTGAGCTACAAATGGATCGCCATCCTGATCGTCGCCCTGCTCTGCGTAGCCTTCTCCTGCTACGGTTCCTCGACCCAGCTGATGTTTTTGGACATCGCCGAAAAGGACTACCCACAGTCCCTTGACCTGGCCTCGTCTTTGAACTCGATCTTTGCTAATATCGGCATCTCGCTGGGTTCCTTTACCGCATCGACTGCCGTTCAGTTCATTCCAATGCACGATCTCGGCTACGTCGGCTCCCTCTACGGCATCCTGGCCACCGTCCTGGTCATCATCCTCAGCCGGAAGTATACGGGGATGCGGTATTAA
- a CDS encoding alpha/beta hydrolase, with protein sequence MGLTILNTAIKKKRHPLRNWLIGIITVIVVAMLAAGAYFFNVAMVPSHKSFINNSNRISRSDPLYDQKMWFKHAHKQTWTMESASGHYRLVADYLPAARQTTKNVVILHGFMGRKEKMGEYAAMFHQMGYNVLMPDARAHGQSQGKYIGYGWPERYDVRKWTNKLIQHNGTRSQVVIFGTSMGGATAMMTSGLHLPHQVKAIVEDCGYTSLNAELNYEAGNLYHLPKFIRGPLIAILSGINRTKNGFFTSEASSLKMLHHNHRPMLFIHGGDDHFVPTKMVYQNYAATRGPKQLWVAKGAKHAASYAHYPHEYPKKVAQFLNQYVK encoded by the coding sequence ATGGGGTTAACTATTTTGAATACTGCAATTAAGAAGAAACGTCATCCGCTGCGCAACTGGCTGATTGGGATCATCACCGTCATCGTGGTGGCCATGCTGGCAGCGGGCGCCTACTTTTTCAATGTCGCGATGGTGCCGAGCCACAAGTCCTTCATCAACAATTCTAACCGGATCAGCCGGTCGGACCCGCTTTATGACCAGAAGATGTGGTTTAAGCACGCCCATAAGCAAACCTGGACGATGGAATCCGCCAGCGGACACTACCGCTTGGTAGCGGACTACCTGCCGGCGGCCCGCCAGACGACCAAGAACGTCGTCATCCTCCACGGCTTCATGGGGAGAAAGGAAAAGATGGGCGAGTACGCGGCAATGTTTCACCAAATGGGCTACAACGTTTTGATGCCGGATGCCCGGGCCCACGGGCAGAGCCAGGGCAAGTACATCGGCTACGGCTGGCCGGAACGTTATGACGTCCGGAAGTGGACAAATAAGCTGATCCAACACAACGGGACTAGGAGCCAGGTCGTCATCTTCGGGACCAGCATGGGCGGGGCTACCGCGATGATGACCAGTGGGCTTCACCTGCCGCACCAGGTCAAGGCGATCGTCGAGGACTGCGGCTACACCAGCCTGAACGCGGAGCTCAACTACGAGGCGGGGAACCTCTACCACCTGCCGAAGTTTATTCGCGGACCACTGATTGCCATTCTGAGTGGAATCAACCGGACCAAGAACGGCTTCTTCACCAGTGAGGCCAGCTCGCTTAAAATGCTGCACCACAACCACCGGCCGATGCTCTTCATCCACGGTGGCGACGACCATTTCGTGCCGACGAAGATGGTTTACCAGAACTACGCGGCCACCCGCGGGCCCAAGCAGCTCTGGGTAGCGAAGGGCGCCAAACACGCGGCCTCCTATGCTCACTACCCGCACGAGTACCCAAAGAAGGTTGCTCAGTTCTTGAATCAGTACGTAAAATAA